One Cyanobacterium stanieri LEGE 03274 genomic window carries:
- a CDS encoding DUF4079 domain-containing protein: MESIKVWSQFAHPVLMWVLFGTAIYALYLGIKVKRLRQADKEERKELIKGNFINRHHNVGSLFMALIVLGTVGGMAVTYINSGKLFVGPHLLAGLGMMAMVTTSASLVPYMQKGNSIARASHVGLNMLMLVIFGWQAFTGVQIVQKIIERM, translated from the coding sequence ATGGAATCAATTAAAGTATGGTCACAGTTTGCCCATCCCGTTTTAATGTGGGTATTATTCGGTACAGCAATTTATGCGCTTTACTTAGGAATTAAGGTAAAGCGTCTTCGTCAGGCAGATAAAGAAGAAAGAAAAGAATTAATAAAAGGAAATTTTATAAACCGTCATCACAATGTTGGTTCATTATTTATGGCTTTGATTGTTTTGGGTACTGTGGGCGGTATGGCGGTTACCTATATTAACAGCGGAAAATTATTTGTTGGGCCTCATCTCCTCGCAGGTTTAGGTATGATGGCGATGGTGACTACTTCTGCTTCCTTAGTACCCTATATGCAAAAAGGAAATAGCATTGCCCGTGCATCCCATGTAGGCTTAAATATGCTGATGTTAGTCATTTTTGGTTGGCAAGCCTTTACTGGGGTACAAATTGTTCAAAAGATTATTGAAAGAATGTAG
- a CDS encoding ATP-dependent Clp protease proteolytic subunit, whose amino-acid sequence MNSPIQAVQAPYRGDASYRTPPPDLPSLLLKERIVYLGLPLVSPDEYKDQIGIDVTELIIAQLLFLQFDDPEKPIYLYINSTGTSWYGGDSIGFETEAFAICDTINYIKPPVHTICLGQAMGTAAMILASGTKGCRASLPNATIILHQSRQGAQGQATDIQIRAREVITNKRVMMNILAEKTGQPVEKIEKDTDRMFYMNPQQAKEYGLIDRILESSKELPSPALTSI is encoded by the coding sequence ATGAATTCACCTATTCAAGCAGTACAAGCACCCTATCGAGGAGATGCTTCTTATCGTACTCCTCCCCCTGATTTACCTTCTCTATTATTGAAGGAAAGAATTGTTTATCTGGGGTTGCCCCTTGTGTCTCCTGATGAGTATAAGGATCAAATTGGTATTGATGTTACTGAATTAATTATTGCTCAATTGTTATTTTTACAATTTGATGATCCTGAAAAGCCTATTTATCTGTATATTAATTCTACGGGAACATCATGGTATGGTGGCGATTCCATTGGTTTTGAAACGGAGGCTTTTGCTATTTGTGACACCATCAATTATATTAAACCCCCTGTTCATACCATTTGTTTAGGTCAAGCCATGGGGACGGCGGCGATGATTTTGGCTTCGGGAACAAAAGGATGTCGGGCTAGTTTACCTAATGCGACTATTATCCTACATCAATCCCGTCAAGGGGCTCAAGGACAAGCCACGGATATTCAAATTAGAGCTAGAGAGGTTATTACTAATAAAAGGGTAATGATGAATATTTTGGCTGAAAAAACGGGGCAACCAGTGGAGAAAATAGAAAAAGATACTGATCGTATGTTCTATATGAACCCTCAACAGGCAAAAGAGTATGGTTTAATCGATCGCATCTTAGAAAGTAGTAAAGAGTTACCATCCCCTGCCCTCACTAGCATTTAA
- a CDS encoding ATP-dependent Clp protease proteolytic subunit: MPIGVPRVPYQMPGQPYSDWVNIYDRLYRERIIFLGRGVNDSLANQIIAVMLYLDSEDNNKPIYLYINSPGGSVTAGMAIYDTMQHIKSEVVTICVGLAASMGAFLLAAGTKGKRLALPHSRIMIHQPLGGIQGRRQATDIEIEAKEILRIKNDLNRIMAFHTEQPIEKIEKDTDRDYFMSAQEAKEYGLIDKVIEERS; encoded by the coding sequence ATGCCCATTGGAGTACCTAGAGTTCCCTACCAAATGCCCGGACAACCCTACAGCGACTGGGTAAATATATACGATCGCCTTTATCGTGAACGTATTATTTTCCTTGGTAGAGGGGTAAACGACAGTTTAGCAAACCAAATTATCGCCGTTATGTTGTACCTCGACTCCGAAGACAACAACAAACCCATTTACCTCTACATCAACTCCCCCGGGGGTTCGGTAACCGCAGGTATGGCGATTTATGATACCATGCAACATATCAAATCAGAAGTTGTCACCATCTGTGTCGGTTTAGCAGCTTCCATGGGAGCATTTCTATTGGCCGCCGGTACTAAAGGCAAAAGACTAGCTTTGCCCCACTCCCGTATCATGATTCACCAACCCTTAGGAGGTATCCAAGGCCGCCGTCAAGCCACCGACATCGAAATCGAAGCTAAGGAAATTTTACGTATCAAAAACGACCTTAACCGCATTATGGCATTTCATACAGAACAACCTATCGAAAAAATAGAAAAAGATACCGATAGAGATTACTTTATGTCTGCCCAAGAAGCCAAAGAATATGGCTTAATCGATAAAGTCATTGAAGAAAGAAGTTAG
- a CDS encoding RNA recognition motif domain-containing protein: protein MSVRLYVKLPKAELEKETLEKMFSEFEPPFTTKLIKERKKNECRGFGFVTVPTDEAAEEFISKYNDQTLIYNGEPFKDEEGNDFTLFIEKALPRNKNEKEGADANAEDGNTTEGSKTTEKPSKRQKGKKGRKSSSKSGSKSFSVADSAQPDPRWADELSKLKEMFASQTTN, encoded by the coding sequence ATGTCTGTACGTCTTTACGTTAAATTACCCAAAGCAGAATTAGAAAAAGAAACTTTAGAAAAAATGTTTAGTGAGTTTGAACCTCCCTTCACTACTAAACTAATCAAAGAGCGTAAAAAAAATGAGTGCCGTGGATTTGGTTTTGTAACCGTGCCAACGGATGAAGCGGCGGAGGAGTTTATCAGTAAATATAATGATCAAACTTTGATTTATAATGGTGAGCCTTTCAAAGATGAGGAAGGTAATGATTTTACTTTATTCATTGAAAAGGCTTTACCCCGCAACAAAAATGAGAAGGAAGGGGCTGATGCTAATGCCGAAGATGGTAATACCACTGAAGGAAGTAAAACCACTGAGAAACCCAGTAAACGTCAAAAAGGGAAAAAAGGTCGTAAAAGTTCTTCTAAATCTGGTTCTAAGTCTTTTTCTGTGGCGGATTCAGCACAACCAGATCCCCGTTGGGCTGATGAGTTGAGCAAGTTAAAGGAAATGTTTGCTTCTCAAACCACTAATTAA